In a genomic window of Vigna angularis cultivar LongXiaoDou No.4 chromosome 6, ASM1680809v1, whole genome shotgun sequence:
- the LOC108342107 gene encoding protein ROH1: MSSTDNNHGPSPQISSFGRSIYRLRQEQVHSLEENHRSSTRDSELESFQKQVTDRFEDLFRASDDELLSIDWIQKLLNAFICCHEEFRAILLNNKEQLSNSPLDRSISEFFERLVKALDICNASSNGIEKVRAWLKHLEIVLCALSSNQRALSEGHVLRARKALMDLAVAMLDEKDCSSVFPQRNRSFGRHNTNKDHRRHFTALSRSHSWSVSRSWSAAKQLHSISSNLIPPRGSEIVATNGLAIPVYTMNSVLLFVLWALVAAVPCQDRGLNIQMSVPRQYSWGVPVTSLHDRIKKRERRSSNGLLKEINQVESCIRNITDLVDSVQFPLRDEQKMEVEERLKELRVVYGALRDGLDPLERQVREVFRKIMTCRAEGLDYTG, translated from the coding sequence ATGTCCTCTACTGATAATAATCACGGGCCTTCTCCACAAATTTCTTCCTTTGGCCGCTCTATATATCGTCTCAGGCAGGAACAGGTTCATTCTTTGGAAGAGAATCACAGATCCAGTACCAGGGATTCGGAGCTTGAATCATTCCAAAAACAGGTTACTGATCGATTTGAGGACCTGTTCAGGGCCAGTGATGATGAATTGCTCTCAATTGATTGGATACAGAAGCTCCTGAATGCTTTTATCTGCTGCCATGAGGAATTCAGAGCTATTCTGTTGAACAACAAAGAGCAACTCTCGAATTCCCCTTTGGACCGATCAATCTCTGAATTCTTTGAGAGGCTGGTAAAGGCACTTGACATTTGTAATGCAAGCAGCAACGGGATTGAGAAGGTTCGGGCGTGGCTAAAGCATTTGGAAATTGTCTTGTGTGCGTTGAGTTCAAATCAGAGAGCATTGAGTGAAGGCCATGTCCTGAGGGCCAGAAAGGCACTGATGGATTTGGCAGTGGCAATGTTAGATGAGAAAGATTGCAGTTCAGTTTTTCCTCAGCGTAACAGGTCTTTTGGGCGGCACAACACGAACAAGGATCATCGCCGCCACTTCACAGCTCTTTCTCGATCACATTCGTGGAGTGTATCAAGATCCTGGTCTGCAGCCAAGCAACTTCATTCCATTTCAAGCAATTTGATTCCCCCTCGTGGGAGTGAAATTGTTGCAACAAATGGGCTTGCGATTCCTGTTTATACTATGAATTCTGTTCTCTTGTTTGTTCTGTGGGCTCTTGTGGCAGCTGTTCCTTGCCAGGATAGAGGCCTCAATATTCAGATGTCAGTTCCACGGCAATACTCGTGGGGCGTCCCAGTTACTTCACTTCATGATCGGATCAAGAAACGAGAGCGCCGAAGCTCCAATGGTTTGCTGAAGGAGATAAATCAAGTTGAAAGTTGTATTAGGAACATAACTGATTTGGTAGATTCAGTTCAGTTTCCACTGAGAGATGAGCAGAAAATGGAAGTCGAGGAGAGGCTGAAAGAGCTAAGAGTTGTTTATGGAGCCTTAAGAGATGGATTGGATCCATTGGAGCGCCAAGTGAGAGAAGTGTTTCGGAAGATTATGACTTGCAGAGCTGAGGGACTTGATTACACAGGCTAG
- the LOC108341158 gene encoding uncharacterized protein LOC108341158 — protein MFRRLGWFVGLDQTNLSTKRLSNVHHQPPSDKSNHQLPMLDAVYEVAVYIHRFHNLDLFEQGWYRIKVTMRWEDDDDSYPGIPARVVQYEAPEVSADNFCGVWMIDDKDNSFSTPSFRIRYARQDVFLSIMISFYLSYGVHEAKSSAVILKFELFHTPTPEMGPEIQSPLNACAASAHEYRIPPKALLGLHSYCPVYFDAFHAVLIDTSVHISLLKSGYRTPQLKVPSNSLASEGTHREDYLRLNKAALVKELMAAHDILLDDLLRISRGIKQAIDLVGINFEPDVTKSLNSPSPAHEKNTDDGKLLILSDGTKANAESWDDMLNSFQSIGNQLLYIWNTFLKFHRENKTKIMEFLRNSWANDRRTEWSIWMMYSKVDMPHQYMSNGVEGTSLYRSLRGGRLASTRRFNDDPIQTATMRAELHRRGIAQMKINNRSLQDMYIYEDPLRVPIIIVERLENMYRSTNVKSHFLPFEDEDKHILENGSKAVIKLPGNHPQQNEYVLRVVVFVHGFQGHHLDLRLIRNQWLLLDPKIHVLMSESNEDKTSEDFREMGLRLAQEVISFLKKKMDRASRVGNLKDIKISFVGHSIGNLIVRAALAESIMEPYLRYLCTYVSISGPHLGYMYSSNSLFNSGLWLLKKIKGTRCIHQLTFTDDHDLENTFIYNLSKKKTLTNFKNVILLSSPQDGYVPYHSARIELSPAATLDYSKQGKVFLEMLNNCLDQLRTNSDHRVVMRCDINFGTSSYGKRSFNTLIGRAAHIEFLECDIFVKFIMWSFPELFC, from the exons ATGTTTAGGAGACTAGGATGGTTTGTGGGTTTGGATCAAACCAATTTGTCAACCAAAAGGTTGTCCAATGTCCACCACCAACCTCCCTCTGATAAGTCAAATCACCAACTCCCTATGCTGGATGCTGTTTACGAAGTTGCTGTTTACATTCACAGGTTTCACAATCTCGACCTTTTCGAACAAGG ATGGTACAGAATCAAGGTTACCATGAGATGGGAGGACGATGACGACTCCTATCCCGGGATTCCTGCACGGGTTGTTCAGTATgaag CTCCTGAAGTTAGCGCTGACAATTTTTGTGGAGTTTGGATGATTGATGATAAagataatagtttttcaacacCATCATTCCGGATCAGATATGCGAGGCAGGATGTATTTCTTTCTATAATGATCTCATTCTATCTATCTTATGGCGTACATGAG GCGAAATCCTCTGCTGTTATCTTGAAGTTTGAGCTCTTTCACACTCCAACACCTGAAATGGG GCCAGAGATACAAAGTCCATTGAATGCATGTGCAGCTTCAGCTCATGAGTATAGAATCCCTCCTAAAGCTCTTCTGGGATTGCATTCATATTGTCCTGTATATTTTGATGCATTCCATGCAGTTCTTATTGATACTAGTGTTCATATCAGTCTACTAAAATCTGGTTATCGCACACCACAACTGAAGGTACCAAG TAATTCTTTGGCTTCTGAAGGAACTCACCGCGAAGACTACCTTAGGTTAAACAAG GCTGCGCTCGTCAAAGAATTGATGGCTGCACATGATATCCTGCTTGATGACCTTTTAAGAATAAGCAGAGGAATTAAACAAGCTATTGATTTAGTTGGAATTAATTTTGAGCCAGATGTCACTAAGTCATTAaattctccttctcctgctcaTGAGAAAAATACTGATGATGGGAAATTACTTATACTGTCTGATGGGACAAAAGCCAATGCTGAG TCTTGGGATGATATGCTAAACTCATTCCAGTCTATTGGGAATCAGCTCTTATATATCTGGAATACATTTCTGAAATTCCACAG ggaaaataaaacaaagataaTGGAATTTCTGCGTAACTCATGGGCTAACGATCGAAGAACTGAGTGGTCAATATGGATGATGTACTCCAAGGTTGATATGCCTCACCAGTACATGAGTAATGGAGTTGAAGGGACATCATTGTATCGTAGCTTACGTGGTGGTAGATTAGCAAGTACAAGAAGGTTTAATGATGAT CCCATTCAGACTGCAACAATGCGAGCCGAACTTCATAGACGTGGTATAGCACAAATGAAG ATCAACAATCGATCACTTCAAgacatgtatatatatgaagatCCTTTGCGTGTTCCTATCATTATTGTAGAACGCTTGGAGAACATGTACCGTTCTACCAATGTGAAGTCGCATTTCCTTCCTTTTGAGGACGAAGATAAACATATCCTGGAAAATGGATCTAAAGCCGTAATTAAGTTGCCTGGGAATCACCCACAACAAAATGAGTATGTTTTGAGAGTAGTTGTTTTTGTTCACGGGTTTCAG GGACATCATTTAGATTTACGGCTTATTCGGAACCAGTGGCTTTTATTAGACCCCAAAATACATGTTCTTATGTCTGAGTCAAACGAAGACAAAACATCTGAAGACTTCAGAGAAATGGGATTGCGGCTTGCTCAGGAAGTGATctcttttttgaaaaagaagatggataGAGCTTCAAGAGTTGGAAACTTGAAAGATATTAAGATTAGCTTTGTTGGTCATTCTATTGGAAACCTCATTGTGAGAGCAGCTTTGGCAG aaaGCATCATGGAGCCATATCTAAGATACTTGTGTACATACGTTTCTATATCTGGTCCGCACTTGGGTTATATGTATAGTTCGAACTCTCTATTCAATTCAGGATTGTGGCTCTTGAAGAAGATCAAGGGCACACGATGCATCCACCAACTAACTTTCACTGATGATCATGATCTTGAGAACACCTTCATCTACAATCTTTCAAAG AAGAAGACACTGACAAACTTTAAGAATGTGATTCTTTTATCCTCACCTCAG GATGGTTATGTTCCATATCACTCTGCCAGAATAGAACTGAGTCCAGCAGCTACGTTGGACTATTCCAAACAAGGGAAAGTGTTTCTGGAGATGTTAAATAATTGCTTGGACCAACTTAGAACTAACTCTGACCATCGTGTTGTCATGCGCTGTGACATTAACTTCGGAACCTCCTCCTACGGCAAGAGGAGCTTCAACACACTTATTGGACGTGCTGCTCATATTGAATTCTTGGAGTGTGACATTTTTGTCAAGTTCATAATGTGGTCTTTTCCAGAGCTGTTTTGTTAG